The following coding sequences lie in one Phalacrocorax carbo chromosome 3, bPhaCar2.1, whole genome shotgun sequence genomic window:
- the LOC135312796 gene encoding gallinacin-3-like translates to MRILFLLFSLFLLLVLGAAENTDQCIKRKGFCVFGGCRFPYKYVGSCTRFSHCCKM, encoded by the exons ATGCGAATCCTGTTCctgctcttctccctcttccttctgttggtcctgggtgctgcag AAAATACAGACCAATGCATAAAACGAAAGGGATTCTGCGTTTTTGGGGGCTGCCGTTTCCCCTATAAATATGTGGGAAGTTGTACAAGATTCTCGCACTGCTGCAAAATGTAA
- the LOC135312795 gene encoding gallinacin-5-like has product MRILPLLCALLLMLQEAAGLSLPPGLPQDCVRRGGFCSQGSCPLGISRVGICSEQDLCCRSRWYP; this is encoded by the exons ATGCGGatcctgcctctcctctgtgCTCTACTCCTGATGCTCCAGGAAGCAGCAG GGCTGTCTCTTCCTCCAGGATTGCCCCAGGACTGTGTGCGCCGTGGGGGCTTCTGCTCTCAGGGGTCATGCCCGCTGGGGATCAGTCGCGTTGGCATCTGCTCTGAGCAAGACTTGTGCTGTCGGAG ccgATGGTATCCCTGA